The following proteins are co-located in the Flectobacillus major DSM 103 genome:
- a CDS encoding AAA family ATPase, which yields MKHQIITKKGYNGPEVISSLQKCIRRGWEKEALFWALELYESNCSEWLWKRLRIISSEDIGLAEPHISSEIWALFCMFREAAKNKEDKGEPQRLFLAHAVIKLCRAKKSRLIDWAIFWEILTHPFKRLEIPDVALDKHTDRGKRLGRSWKHFFEEGSKLAPHEIQELEDEYRELAKKAISNSNEIATPELFNE from the coding sequence ATGAAACATCAAATCATAACCAAAAAGGGCTATAACGGTCCTGAAGTAATATCGTCGCTACAGAAGTGCATAAGGCGAGGATGGGAAAAAGAAGCATTGTTTTGGGCCTTAGAACTCTATGAGTCAAATTGTTCTGAATGGCTTTGGAAAAGGCTAAGGATTATATCAAGCGAAGACATTGGATTGGCTGAGCCGCATATCTCAAGCGAAATTTGGGCTTTATTCTGTATGTTTCGAGAGGCTGCTAAGAATAAGGAAGATAAAGGAGAACCACAGAGGTTGTTTCTTGCCCATGCAGTAATTAAGCTATGCAGGGCTAAGAAAAGTAGGCTAATAGATTGGGCCATATTCTGGGAAATTCTTACACATCCCTTCAAACGCCTCGAAATACCAGATGTAGCCCTAGACAAACACACAGACCGAGGAAAAAGGCTTGGAAGAAGCTGGAAACACTTTTTTGAAGAAGGATCGAAACTGGCTCCACACGAAATACAAGAGCTGGAAGACGAGTATCGAGAGCTGGCCAAAAAGGCTATTTCAAATAGTAATGAAATAGCAACACCTGAACTTTTCAACGAATAA
- a CDS encoding N-6 DNA methylase, which produces MVKTVDVPHELREFNEAFNKLGGYRWDVAEVFHDLLDFMIACWSPYGDKELAEKLKKKYKDDYHCLSAMMAALLRCYNESFKNRNWYDGLGTYYEIIASRSKSSALGQFFTPECVCDLLSYINANPDNPPINKTINDPACGSGRLLLSFHVIAPQNTHYACDIDPICAKMTAFNMCVHGVRGQIVCGNALDLVEDWRFGFEINRLLKFGIPSIERINANQCAQYHSFEQMVSRLKVEMKEQNEVITEEKLQQKIAEKMAKQSAITGQLSLF; this is translated from the coding sequence ATGGTGAAGACAGTAGATGTACCGCACGAGTTGAGGGAGTTCAACGAGGCATTCAACAAGCTTGGAGGATATCGCTGGGACGTAGCTGAAGTATTCCACGACCTCTTAGATTTTATGATAGCTTGCTGGTCACCATACGGAGATAAGGAGCTAGCAGAAAAGCTCAAAAAGAAATATAAGGACGATTACCATTGCCTTAGCGCGATGATGGCAGCACTATTAAGGTGCTATAATGAAAGTTTCAAAAATCGCAATTGGTACGATGGATTAGGTACCTATTACGAAATCATAGCAAGCCGAAGCAAAAGCAGTGCCTTGGGACAGTTTTTTACTCCTGAATGTGTATGCGACCTTCTTTCTTATATCAATGCTAATCCAGACAATCCACCCATAAATAAGACCATTAATGACCCTGCTTGCGGGTCTGGAAGGCTTCTGTTATCATTCCATGTAATAGCACCTCAAAACACTCACTATGCTTGTGATATTGACCCTATTTGTGCCAAAATGACGGCTTTCAATATGTGCGTTCACGGAGTAAGGGGGCAAATTGTTTGTGGAAATGCACTAGACCTTGTGGAAGATTGGAGGTTTGGTTTTGAAATCAATAGGTTACTCAAATTTGGCATCCCATCTATCGAACGAATTAACGCTAATCAATGCGCTCAATACCATTCTTTCGAGCAGATGGTTAGTAGGTTGAAGGTAGAAATGAAGGAGCAAAATGAGGTAATTACTGAAGAGAAATTACAACAAAAGATAGCCGAAAAGATGGCAAAACAGTCTGCCATTACGGGTCAATTATCCTTGTTTTAG
- a CDS encoding GREB1-related protein, with product MEQPIKVLIASHKRADRITTHEKVANSIICIPESQLGEYRERCPDTEIVTHPDSVIGLSWKRQWMMEYFGDAFHLDDDLAFMKRIYTETGEEDKLSPDEIYDVIQVTARTAKRMGVYLWGFNTCGKPFTYNALQPLQMSGYVNTCAFGLLTGSKLFFRPEQRYQEDYWISGLNAYYNRKILRDNRYYFHFNDTWTGAGGLAEFRNMQTLEETLNNLQGIFGKDVVKVRKLGTKNHPFQMNFSVPF from the coding sequence ATGGAACAACCGATAAAAGTATTAATAGCTTCGCACAAGCGTGCCGACCGCATCACAACCCACGAGAAGGTTGCCAATAGTATTATTTGTATTCCTGAAAGCCAATTAGGCGAATATCGAGAGCGATGCCCCGATACCGAAATTGTTACACACCCTGATAGCGTCATAGGCTTGAGCTGGAAGCGCCAGTGGATGATGGAGTACTTTGGCGATGCCTTTCACCTCGATGATGATTTGGCATTTATGAAGCGCATCTATACCGAAACGGGTGAAGAGGATAAACTAAGTCCGGATGAAATTTACGATGTCATTCAGGTAACAGCTCGCACCGCTAAACGCATGGGTGTGTATCTCTGGGGCTTCAATACCTGCGGGAAACCCTTCACATATAATGCACTTCAGCCCCTCCAGATGAGTGGCTATGTCAACACCTGTGCGTTCGGATTGCTTACAGGTTCAAAGCTATTTTTCAGACCTGAGCAAAGATATCAGGAAGATTATTGGATTTCGGGCCTTAATGCCTATTACAATCGTAAGATTTTGCGTGACAACAGGTATTATTTTCATTTTAATGATACCTGGACTGGAGCTGGAGGACTTGCCGAGTTTCGCAACATGCAGACACTTGAAGAAACTCTCAATAATCTTCAGGGGATTTTTGGAAAAGATGTAGTTAAGGTTCGAAAACTCGGAACAAAAAACCATCCCTTCCAAATGAACTTTAGTGTACCATTTTAA
- a CDS encoding S49 family peptidase, protein MYSCVGINSKKGMWFGNEGYFAIKEGIAEYYRRELAAGRFPQVFPEKGKLMELYAAEIITKDEVNRYTPVRAQEEKSGMIAVLSVSGVMTKQGQACAYGTEQIANQIDAVNADPRISAMVIKWDTPGGEVAGTKALATTIRDSPKVIVGYVSRADSAGYWGVSQSKEIVLEDSADAETGSIGVYGISIDETKALDQAGISVKIIRADGSEDKALENPYEPMTDAVLAEKKATLNAIRAEFVGMVKEGRPNIAEDVFSGKVFRAKEALKRNMVDSIGTLQDAIKRADFLSRKQARQMQLNQSNNNNKAEEMGFFNELFAKHKPTDAVAAEALADQEIAQKDEKINALTGEVSAKDARIAELQAKVSEYEPKATKYDQIKDDYEANAKYVKNLKDAGINPPASGTDANSDGEKKLKSYEAAPWNARAMEMQGK, encoded by the coding sequence GTGTATTCTTGTGTCGGAATTAATAGCAAAAAAGGTATGTGGTTTGGTAATGAGGGATATTTTGCAATTAAGGAGGGAATAGCGGAGTACTACCGCCGTGAGCTTGCGGCGGGTCGCTTTCCTCAGGTTTTTCCAGAAAAAGGGAAATTGATGGAGCTGTATGCGGCCGAAATTATCACAAAAGATGAGGTAAACCGCTATACTCCAGTGCGTGCTCAAGAAGAAAAGTCGGGCATGATTGCAGTACTAAGTGTGTCGGGTGTAATGACAAAACAAGGTCAGGCGTGTGCGTACGGAACCGAGCAAATTGCCAATCAGATAGACGCCGTAAATGCAGATCCTCGAATATCGGCTATGGTAATTAAGTGGGATACGCCTGGAGGCGAGGTTGCAGGGACGAAAGCACTGGCGACAACTATTAGAGATTCGCCCAAAGTAATAGTTGGATACGTTTCGAGAGCTGACTCAGCGGGCTATTGGGGTGTAAGTCAATCAAAGGAGATTGTACTGGAGGACTCAGCCGATGCCGAAACGGGCTCAATCGGGGTATATGGTATTTCGATTGACGAAACTAAGGCACTTGACCAAGCGGGTATTAGTGTCAAAATTATTAGAGCTGATGGCAGTGAGGACAAAGCTCTTGAGAACCCTTACGAGCCGATGACAGATGCAGTGTTGGCTGAGAAAAAAGCAACGCTCAACGCCATTCGTGCGGAGTTTGTGGGGATGGTGAAGGAAGGGCGTCCCAACATCGCTGAGGATGTGTTTTCGGGAAAAGTCTTCAGAGCAAAAGAAGCCCTCAAACGCAACATGGTCGACAGCATTGGTACACTTCAGGACGCCATCAAGCGAGCCGATTTTCTGTCGAGAAAGCAGGCAAGACAAATGCAACTTAATCAATCTAACAATAATAATAAGGCAGAGGAGATGGGATTTTTCAATGAATTATTTGCGAAGCACAAGCCTACTGATGCAGTAGCCGCAGAGGCACTTGCAGACCAAGAAATCGCCCAAAAGGACGAAAAAATCAATGCCCTAACGGGTGAGGTGAGTGCAAAGGATGCACGTATTGCTGAGCTTCAGGCGAAGGTGAGCGAGTATGAGCCGAAGGCTACTAAGTACGACCAAATCAAAGACGATTATGAGGCCAATGCCAAATACGTCAAAAACTTGAAAGATGCGGGAATTAACCCTCCAGCATCTGGAACAGATGCCAATTCGGACGGTGAAAAGAAGCTAAAAAGCTACGAAGCGGCACCGTGGAATGCACGGGCGATGGAGATGCAGGGTAAGTAA
- a CDS encoding DUF1353 domain-containing protein, translating into MNSIVVEYLEDIPASDQWRLVRDVFFEVSYYGKVTVPAGYVTDFASSPPFLWSLFPAIGKYNRAALIHDFLYENRMIAQGNLSDYEARLLADKIFLEIANTVNPRGKTKHYLMFWAIRLFGRNRFLR; encoded by the coding sequence ATGAACTCGATTGTAGTAGAATATTTGGAAGACATTCCCGCATCGGACCAGTGGCGTCTGGTGCGGGATGTTTTTTTTGAGGTGAGTTACTATGGAAAAGTAACTGTGCCTGCGGGCTATGTGACAGACTTTGCGAGCTCGCCCCCGTTTTTGTGGAGCTTGTTCCCTGCGATTGGGAAATATAATAGGGCGGCCTTGATACATGATTTTTTGTACGAAAATAGAATGATTGCACAGGGCAACCTAAGTGATTATGAAGCTAGGTTGCTGGCCGATAAGATATTTCTGGAAATAGCTAATACGGTGAATCCTAGGGGGAAAACAAAGCATTATTTGATGTTTTGGGCAATTAGGTTATTTGGTAGAAATAGGTTTTTGAGGTGA
- a CDS encoding phage head spike fiber domain-containing protein: MPVTRQNLTDRLNAMRAATAANPIKKSDFAQFLEDWLNYMTNDGQYSAGVLEQWKTETLNLQNANLNFNIQRALDAAAQALASAAAASAVAQGTATARPKGRPIFLLDFANARFLDPRIPFFRDSVGTYTDRFGNIRLAAKNQPRFEHDPITGESLGLVVEEQMQNLLTYSNLFGDVSWQKTDLTTDSSTEMSLEGLLNSTKLVDNSNNTVAGLNKVTTIQANTQYTFSVWAKSGTVGSTFKLNAGNGAGGAQAIFDLNAGSKVSTMAFGNGWTAVSSQMKKYKNGWYRCSITFTTVNTTVNTTIYPVSGTHIGNGGTVHIWGTQLEKGSRVSSYMNNVESVKTREQDYAMINSILFQQIFGIITRGTIFVSAKAGEPSSVNGKYCLFQGTPTAGGNNRIGVLYTVGNQTQGYIVRDGATLYEYPTNIQPDTEVRIAMAFDTNYARSFVNGAAKAVSNVLQVPMLNEFRIGGDSSPNTTIKQIAFWGEVLSDAEMTALTTIGLVGKDGNQAPVSSDLAGSAYVRPEAILRSKSRQEITVDAVGTGTNVTRQIVRPYDFIFEVVDATGITVVSTPPNSCGAGTLNYLTFSGAVGTSITYAITPIFEY, translated from the coding sequence ATGCCAGTTACAAGACAAAACCTTACAGATAGACTTAATGCGATGCGTGCGGCTACTGCTGCTAATCCCATCAAAAAGTCGGACTTTGCCCAATTCTTAGAGGATTGGCTGAATTATATGACAAACGATGGCCAATATTCGGCCGGTGTATTGGAGCAATGGAAAACTGAAACGCTGAATTTGCAGAATGCCAACCTGAATTTTAATATTCAGAGGGCCTTGGATGCTGCGGCTCAGGCGTTGGCTAGTGCAGCTGCTGCAAGTGCAGTGGCACAGGGTACGGCTACGGCTAGGCCGAAAGGTCGCCCTATTTTTTTGTTAGATTTTGCGAATGCGCGTTTTCTTGACCCTCGTATTCCATTTTTTCGGGATTCAGTAGGTACATACACAGACCGATTTGGGAATATAAGACTAGCCGCAAAAAATCAGCCAAGATTTGAGCATGATCCTATAACTGGCGAAAGCTTAGGCCTTGTTGTGGAAGAACAAATGCAGAATCTATTGACATACTCTAATTTATTTGGAGATGTGAGTTGGCAAAAAACTGACTTAACTACTGATTCTTCTACAGAAATGTCGCTTGAAGGACTGCTGAATTCTACAAAGCTTGTTGATAATTCAAATAATACCGTTGCAGGGCTGAATAAGGTAACAACTATACAAGCCAATACACAATATACTTTTTCGGTATGGGCAAAGTCTGGAACAGTTGGGAGTACTTTTAAACTCAATGCAGGCAACGGCGCAGGAGGAGCACAAGCAATTTTTGACTTAAATGCTGGTAGTAAGGTTTCAACTATGGCATTTGGTAATGGTTGGACAGCAGTTTCGAGCCAAATGAAAAAGTACAAAAATGGTTGGTATAGGTGTAGTATTACATTTACAACCGTGAATACTACCGTGAACACTACAATATATCCTGTGTCTGGTACACATATTGGAAATGGAGGAACAGTACATATCTGGGGTACACAATTAGAAAAAGGTAGTCGAGTAAGTAGTTATATGAATAATGTAGAATCTGTGAAAACTAGAGAGCAAGATTATGCAATGATTAACTCTATATTATTTCAACAGATATTTGGTATTATTACCCGTGGTACAATATTCGTATCTGCAAAAGCCGGAGAGCCATCCAGTGTGAATGGGAAATATTGCCTTTTTCAAGGTACTCCTACAGCTGGAGGGAATAATAGAATTGGAGTATTGTATACAGTTGGGAATCAGACACAGGGGTACATTGTAAGAGATGGGGCAACTCTGTATGAGTACCCGACTAATATACAGCCTGATACAGAAGTGCGAATAGCAATGGCATTCGATACTAATTATGCTAGAAGTTTTGTGAACGGAGCAGCAAAAGCTGTAAGTAATGTATTACAAGTTCCGATGCTGAATGAGTTCAGAATCGGTGGAGATAGTTCGCCAAATACAACAATTAAGCAGATAGCTTTTTGGGGGGAAGTACTTAGTGATGCTGAAATGACGGCTTTAACTACGATAGGGTTAGTAGGGAAAGATGGTAATCAGGCTCCCGTTTCGTCTGACCTAGCAGGTAGTGCCTACGTTCGTCCTGAAGCGATTTTACGCTCGAAATCGCGACAAGAAATAACAGTGGATGCTGTAGGAACAGGAACTAATGTGACAAGGCAAATTGTGAGACCGTATGATTTTATTTTTGAGGTAGTGGATGCTACAGGGATTACAGTAGTAAGTACACCACCCAATAGTTGTGGAGCAGGAACACTCAATTACTTGACTTTTAGCGGTGCAGTTGGCACGAGTATCACCTACGCTATTACCCCAATTTTTGAATATTAA